In one window of Porites lutea chromosome 8, jaPorLute2.1, whole genome shotgun sequence DNA:
- the LOC140945379 gene encoding neuropeptide SIFamide receptor-like has product MNATGNGSCFSLINPETLKIGQTVALSLILVVSLVGNSLIVLIVCKTPTLRKPINMLIANMAMSDLLYPIFLFPVRLAEGHAGSWLIGGTLGQALCKIHIFLADVSSLVSIQSLVLITVDRFVAVVVPLRSPLVSRKLCLFFIVATWIVAMAVHSPYLVAYKLVKYPERLVCKGLWQEAFGGNTYPNYVLAGAIVFFYIPFVLLVILYSIILIKLKTQVHPGEQSANAEEQRTRRNRKVLKMAIAIVVVFFICWIPLLSNGIIVGFSAPDSLIFYSCSFYLYFIVTVFMTYVNCAINPIICLTLSSNYRRAVKSLVSCCAADAVEY; this is encoded by the coding sequence ATGAACGCAACAGGAAATGGAAGCTGCTTCAGTTTGATAAATCCAGAAACACTAAAAATTGGGCAAACGGTTGCTCTCAGCCTGATACTTGTTGTTTCGTTGGTTGGAAATTCTCTCATCGTATTAATTGTTTGCAAAACACCAACTTTGAGAAAACCGATAAATATGCTGATCGCAAATATGGCCATGTCCGACCTGCTCTATCCAATATTCTTGTTCCCTGTTCGTCTGGCAGAAGGGCACGCTGGCTCGTGGCTTATTGGTGGTACCCTTGGTCAGGCCTTGTGCAAGATACACATTTTTCTTGCTGATGTTTCGTCGTTAGTGTCGATTCAGAGCCTTGTTCTGATAACAGTGGATCGATTTGTAGCTGTTGTAGTTCCACTCCGTTCCCCTCTCGTAAGTAGAAAGCTGTGTCTATTCTTCATTGTCGCAACGTGGATCGTGGCAATGGCCGTTCATTCGCCATATCTTGTTGCTTATAAACTTGTTAAATACCCAGAACGACTGGTGTGCAAAGGTCTGTGGCAGGAAGCCTTCGGAGGAAACACATATCCAAATTACGTCCTAGCAGGTGCTATCGTGTTTTTCTACATTCCCTTTGTCCTCTTGGTGATACTGTACTCCATCATCCTCATCAAGCTTAAAACGCAAGTCCATCCAGGTGAACAGTCAGCCAACGCTGAGGAACAGAGgacaagaagaaacagaaaggtgCTTAAGATGGCTATTGCTATCGTGGTAGTGTTTTTCATTTGCTGGATACCCTTACTCAGTAACGGGATAATAGTCGGTTTCAGTGCACCAGACAgtcttattttttattcttgtaGTTTTTATTTATACTTTATTGTCACCGTGTTTATGACTTACGTAAACTGTGCTATTAACCCGATTATCTGCCTCACTCTTAGCAGTAACTATCGCCGAGCTGTTAAGAGCCTTGTGAGTTGCTGTGCCGCCGATGCAGTGGA